The nucleotide sequence GCGGCATATGGACAGACTGAAGAGCTTGCAATCATAGTGCTCATGCCCATGGCCGtgttatggctccatacaacctcCGCATTGCACGGAGCAGTGACACGGCACtcataggcccagttcacacagggttttatgCCGCTGATTTTAATGCGGAAAGTGccttggaatcagcgccaaaaaactgcctgaaaccgcctcccattgatttcaatcggaggcgTTATTTTCCCGCAGTGGCTTTAAGCCGCTCGCGGGATAGAGAGgctgcatgttctttcttgcagcGGTTTTGCCTCTGATatcaaagggaggcagaaaaagtatttttcgcagtgtttttgccTGCGGTCCTCAATGGCCACTGGGAGAAAACCGTGGCAAGAATGTGCAGGCAGGTGAAAATCTGCTTTAACATTTTTTTCTGCCCTCAaaatcctctgtgtgaacagggccttattagaCTTCTTAGGGTCCTTGCTGTACATACGTTTGCCCTCAGTGGCCAGGGATGGTATTGCAGGCAGCAGCATCTTGGAGACTTTGCATTCTGCTAAAGGGATGAAGGTTTTTCCCAAATTTTATATATGTTCAATGTAAGACTTCGCTATAATGGGCCCAAAGTGTCCTTTTTTTATTCGTTCAGGCAGTTTCTATTTCTTTTTaccctttgttttttttcttcactttaaTGAAGCGTAGTCCATAACTTTTGTCAATACAGGGgatgctattatatatatatatttagtgtgTGTTCTTTCAGTTTCTGTAATATTCAGCAAGTAATTGGAGCTAAcattgtatatgctgtatatatagagaatGTGTTGTGGAATGGAGGGACCTCTAGTGGTTAATGATGGTATTGCTGCCGCCTGCATTATGGAGAGATTGCGCTGCAGGGCTGAGATTTTCATTAATATTATAATAAGCCAATGATATTATGAATTCTAGTTCCTGTTATTAGTCTGTCACCATGAATGGTGTGGAGGCACAGACTGCATGTCCTTTCCTTATCTGACCAGTAGGGGGTGATATCTGGTTTATTAACCCTGTATATATTTCTATTCGGTGACTGACTCTTGCTTGTATACACACTCAGGGCTTGCTGACATGCGGTTATATCATTCTGCTCTCTCGTGTCGGGGAGCGAGTTGCTGGGAGTATGaggaaggctttgttcacatccctTCTGCAGTGAGTATTCTACAGTCCTGTGTCCTGTCTGCAAATCCGCAGGTTTCCTTCTGCATATTGTCATCTAACAGCGTCTAATTTGCCATCTGATCTGATGATCAACATATGGAGGCACTAGGTCAGCTCGGCAGAACCCAAACGTTATACTCCGGTTGACTACTCCACATCTTCTCCTGTGGAGATCAGCGCTGTCGCCTGGCGTTCCCTAGTAGCGCCTTCGCCTGGCGTTCCCTTGTAGCGCTGTCACTCTGTCTTTGTAGCTCTGTCCTAGTAGCACTGACGCCTGGTGGCCCCTAGTAGAGCTGTCGCCTGGTGGCCCCTAGTAGAGCTGTCGCCTGGTGGCCCCTAGTAGCACTGACGCCTGCCGCTCCCTAGCTGTGCTGCCGCCTGGCGCTCTGTCGTAGTAGCTCTGTCGTCTGTCGGTCCCTAGTAGCGCTGTCGCTTGGCACTCTGTCCTAGTAGCGCTGTCGCCTGGTGGCCCCTAGTAGCGCTGTCGCCTGGTGGCCCCTAGTAGCGCTGTCGCCTGGTGGCCCCTAGTAGCGCTGTCGCCTGGTGGCCCCTAGTAGCGCTGTCGCCTGGTGGCCCCTAGTAGCGCTGTCGCCTGGTGGCCCCTAGTAGCGCTGTCGCCTGGCGGCCCCTAGTAGCGCTGTCGCTCTGTTGTAGTAGCTCTGTCGTAGCGCTGTCACTCTGTCGCAGTAGCGCTGTCGCCTGGTGTCCCCTAGTAGCGCTGTCTCTCTGTCGCAGTAGCGCTGTCCTAGTAGCGCTGTCGCTTGGCACTCTGTCCTAGTAGCGCTGTCGCCTGGTGGCCCCTAGTAGCGTTGTCGCCTGCCGCTCCCTAGCTGTGCTGTCGCTCTCTCGCAGTAGCGTTGTCGCTGTCGCAGTAGCGCTTTCGCGTTAGCGTTGTCGCGTTAGCGTTGTCGCGTTAGCGTTGTCGCGGTAGCGCTGTCGCTCTGTGACGGTAGCGCTGTCGCTCTGTGACGGTAGCGCTGTCGCTCTGTGACGGTAGCGCTGTGCGCTCTGTCCTAGTAGCACTGTCGCCTGCCGTTCCGTAGCTGTGCTGTCGCCTGGCGGTTTCACTTCTGTACTATTATTAAGATCTCTGCTGTCAGTGAACATGGGAACGTTCGTTTTTTCACATTCAGAGGCTGCTCTAGTCCTATTCACagggctgagggtttgttacaatgtatccgtgAAGACCGTACTTAACACAGCAGCAACACCGTTTTCTCTCCTTTCCTGGACTCCAGGCTAAATGCTTTTACcttctgacacattgtaacaaaccctcctcATCTCTGATCCTCTTCCCGTCACAGCCAGGATGTGGCTTTCTTTGACGCACAGAAGACCGGCCTCTTAGTAAATCGTCTCACCTCCGACGTCCAGGAGTTCAAGTCCGCATTCAAGCAGGTCATATCCCAGGTGAGATCCGATGAATGTTCTTCTACCAATAATGAATGGGGGCAAGAATACAATGCTACACAATGCAGATTTGTATGCCATTCAGGGTCtttagaaagctgggtgactcttGTTACTGGTTGTGACCCGTGTAGTGGTGACGCGTTTCGTGCTATGACTTGCAGGGGCTCAGGAACATCACCCAGACATTTGGCTGTTTCATATCCCTCTATTACATCTCCCCAAAACTGACCGGACTCCTGGTGGTGGTGATGCCCGTGCTGGTGGGAGCCGGGGCCGTTATTGGCTCTTTTCTGCGCAGATTGTCGCGCCGCGCTCAGGAACAGGTATAGAGTTTCTCAATTTTCATCTGATTATACCGCGCCCTAAGGATATAGCCACGGGGCACATGAGCGTGATCAGTCGTGTTTACAATATATTTTGTTTTCCGTTTTCTCATACTTCAGATTGCCAAAGCGACAGGTGTGGCCGATGAGGCGATAGGAAATGTGCGCACGGTGAGGGCTTTCGCCATGGAAGACCGCGAGGTGGCGTGAGTGTTGGAGAGCGCAGTATTACACTAAGCACAGGAAATATTAGCACTAGTGATTCCGGCCGGGTGACAACCACTGGCGGCCATAttgcttgtcacccagctttcctagatacAGATAGAACTATTGTGTCATTGTATTGTATCCGGTGACTTGTCCGTGTTTCCTCCATACAGGACGTACTCCGCCGAGGTCGACAAGTCCTCTCAGGTGAATGAAGTTCTGGGTGTTGGAATCGCCGTATTTCAGGGTCTCTCCAACATCGCTCTGAACTGTGAGTTACATTTACTGTGCATGAGGCTCTTTCTATAGGGTCATCGGTGCTGTACTGGCCATATGATGTATACTCTCTATAGGGTCATCGGTGCTGTACTGGCCATATGATGTATACTCTCTATAGGGTCATTGGTGCGGTACTGGCCATATGATGTATACTCTCTATAGGGTCACGACTACTTTATGGAATATACATGAGACTATGGTCCATATTCACCACTGCCAAATGGGTcatatattatattctgtatacaggGTCTCCAGTACCATTTGGAATACACGGGAGATCCTGTCTATAGGGTAACCACTTATATACTTCATTGCTGGATGGAATAGATAGAAGATTTTGTCAGTGTCTGTAGAATATATTCTGTCTATAGCGTCCCTGATGCTTTATAGATATATACGGTTTACAAGGTTTTGACTACAAGGGACGTCTGCTGCATGGAGTATACACGAGGGTCTGTCTATGGGGTCTTATAGATATCCTGTCTTTAAGGTCATCAGTGCCGTATGGGACAGATCTAAATACATTCAGTTGTACTGTATGGAATAATTGTGAGGTTTTTTTTCCACAGGGGCCTCCATGCTGTGTGGGCCATACAGTATATGACGTTCTGACTATAAGGGTCACCTTTGCTGTATGGATTGTGTTGTTCTATAGGGTTATTAGTGTATGGAATATACATCAGATCCTCTCTATAGGTTCATCAGTGCTGTATGGAATATGTATGGGCTTCGGTCTATAGGGTTCTATGGCTGTATGGAATATGTATGAGATCCTATATATAGGGTCATCAGTGCTGTTTGGAATATTATAGGGCCCCAAATGCTTTATAGGCTATACAATATATGAGGCTGCGACCTATAAGGGTTATCTGTGCTGTATAGATGAAGTGGTTGTTCTATAGGGTCCTAGGTGCTATATGGGACATACAGTATGTGTagagctgtatatactgtatactgatcCTCTCTTCCGTCCGGGCAGGTATCGTCCTGGGGACCATATTTGCGGGCGGATCACTGATGGCAGGAAATGAACTCTCGGCCGGTGACCTCATGTCCTTCTTGGTGGCATCTCAGACCGTACAGAGGTTCGTCCACGCGGCGATAGTCGTCATCCGGTGCTTCGACGTaattaggaggggggggggcaccgcTACCATGGTACCCCCTGACTGTATTGTATTTTACACAGGTCTATGGCAAACACTTCGGTGCTCTTTGGACAGGTGAGTTCCGTGGACCAATGAGATCTGGGGGTGTAGAGGTAGGAAGAGCGAGAAGTGTAAGGATCACTGATCCCTATTTTATACAAATCCCTCATATTTAAAGGGGCAGTCTGAAAAATACTTTTAGCTCATCAATCAGATGCATTATAAAAACTTGGACCCCAAGAACGGTCCTTATTATAGTCCGCTCCAGCACTGACTCCTCTTGGCATTGGTGGGGGAGGGGTCTGGATTTTatgacttttagggtatgttcacacgtagcatgaatacagcggtttttccgcaacgtatttcgTTGCAGAAAATCGGTAGCGTATTTCAGTAGCCACAGAAAGATGAAGTttgaacaaatctcgtccccactcgGCGTAAAAAATCAGCCGACGAAATGATCATAAATTGAccttcggtgcgtttttttttaaatcctcacTCTGTCAATTTGTTGCGGAATCGcttttttgttgctggttttccccattgaattgaatggggaggtaaatcacgcaacgaatagcaaatgttgcaaattttgcggcggaaaagctgcgattccgcagcagaaatcccaactcggggaaaaaaaaaatcctgtgtccagtccggcctccagggatgacgcttcatcctctGTGacatctgcagccaatcacaggctgcggcggtcacaagggatgaaacttcatcccaggaggccggactgcaggacatcaaagggacgtgttgctatgacaaagggtaagtataagcttttttttcttttttttaaaatattttttatctctaacctgctgttttccgcagcgggcattctggctgaaaaactgcaccacaatttggttgtGTTTTTCGGCCGGGATTCCCTGCGGGGTCCAGGGCGGATGTGCTGTGTgtttttgcgcagcgtatccgccctgtgtgaacgtacctCTAAAGTTCACCAGGCCTGAATCTTTCatgcttttttatattttcaaaaacatatttttttcctctctcccCTTTTtatctgctgtatttctgtgtcttAGGTGGTCCGGGGTCTCAGTGCCGGGGGACGTGTCTTTGAGTTCATGCGTTTACAGCCAGAGATCCCACTGAGAGGAGGGAAGAAACTTCCTCAGCTAACGGGAGAAATAAACTTCAGAGATGTCTCCTTCAGGTAAGATCTGACAAATCATCATAGGCGACATAATACATATTTGCACGGTTACGATAGAATTTTATAGCATTTATTTTAGTACATTTTGTTACACACCTGCCATTCTGCGCTAGTGTGTTAGGGTGCGTCACCGCCTGATCTGAGGcccattaatcaagtatttaaagGGGCTGTAAAGGTCTAGAGAAACATGGCGGCGTTCTTCTAGAAACCGTTCCACACCTGTCTATGCGTTGTGTTCAATATTGACATGAGTGGGGCtgagttgtaataccacacacaacctttgGAAGaaggtggcgctgtttttgtaagAAGCCATGATTTTCAAATCCTGTACAAttaatttaaaggggatgtcccaaGGATAGAGGGcaaatgtctgattgctgggagccccactgatcactagaacaggggtccaAAGCCCCTCGTTCCTCAAGGAGCTTGATGGAGCGGAGGATGAGCACGCACCCTGACGCTCCATTCTCATTCTGTCAGCCGCATAGACTTAGGATGGAGCAGCAGGGTGCATACTTGTACCTcttctccattcaagctcctcctcactgcggggggtGCAGTAAGAAGGATCGAGGGGCtcgagacccctgttctagtgatcggcAGGGTGCATGCTTAACCACCGCTCCACTCAATGTCCTCCTCGCTGTGGTCGTGTAGTGCGAAGGAGTGAGGGGGTTGTGGATGCTGATTGGGATCGGTTATCAGAatttctcagtagtgcagcctcaggctttgggcctgtaacttcaagtGTTCAGATCTAAGCCTAGAAGTAAGAGGTTATGAAgcagttttcacatttttttttttaagggcctTTTTTTCATCTGTCTGGTGGTTCCCCTTGACATAGATGACTGACCATGTCCTAGTATTACACAGCATGTTACCACTGACTGTGCTGCACAATAATACATacaattctgctcctccagttacccCACTCGGCCGGGTCAAGAAGTCCTGAAATCTTTTGACCTGTATGTGCCCCCTGGTAAGACGGTGGCCATCGTGGGACAATCCGGGGGAGGTGAGAAAATATGATCAGTGAAATAAGTAACCGTAATAAACAAATCCTGCGGAAATCTGTGACCGGAATAGGGCAGCAGCTGTCACGTTGTTTCCTCATAGACATCTGTATAATATTCATACTGACCATTGTTTTTGTTGGGGATCAGGAAAGTCCACAGTGGCTGCGCTGGTGGAGCGTTTCTATGACCCCGTCCAGGGTGCGGTGGAACTGGATGGAGTCGACATCCGTTCACTTGACCCCTCGTGGTTAAGAGGGGAGGTCATCGGATACATCAACCAGGTAAATTACAGAATCCACGCTGTGTAAATATACGATGAAGTAATAGAAGTAGATTTCACCCGGCAGGACAGACCGTGCATTGTAATAAGTGGACTAAGAATCAACACTGCACTGTAATAAGGTGACAGAGGAGATCACTGCACTGTAATAAGGGGACAGAGGAGATCACTGCACTGTAATAAGGGGACAGGAGATCACTGCACTGTAATAAGGGGACAGAGGAGATCACTGCACTGTAATAAGGGGACAGAGGAGATCACTGCACTGTAATAAGGGGACAGAGGAGATCACTGCACTGTAATAAGGGGACAGAGGACATCACTGCACTGTAATAAGGTGGCGGAGGACATCACTGCACTGTAATAAGGGGACAGGAGATCACTGCACTGTAATAAGGGGACAGGAGATCACTGCACTAATAAGGGGACAGATGAGATCACTGCACTGTAATAAGGTGACAGAGGAGATCACTGCACTGTAATAAGGTGACAGAGGAGATCACTGCACTGTAATAAGGGGACAGAAGAGATCACTGTAATAAGGGGACAGGAGAGCACTGCACTGTAATAAGGTGACAGAGGAGATCACTGCACTGTAATAAGGGGACAGAGGAGATCACTGCACTGTAATAAGGGGACAGGAGAGCACTGCACTGTAATAAGGTGACAGAGGAGATCACTGCACTGTAATAAGGGGACAGAGGAGATCACTGCACTGTAATAAGGGGACAGGAGATCACTGCACTGTAATAAGGGGACAGGAGATCACTGCACTGTAATAAGGTGGCGGAGGACATCACTGCACTGTAATAAGGGGACAGGAGATCACTGCACTGTAATAAGGTGGCGGAGAAGATCACTGCACTGTAATAAGGGGACAGGAGATCACTGCACTGTAATAATGGGACAGGAGATCACTGCACTGTAATAAGGTGACAGGAGAAGATCACTGCACTGTAATAAGGGGACAGAGGAGATCACTGCACTGTAATAAGGGGACAGGAGAAGATCACTGCACTGTAATAAGGTGACAGAGGAGATCACTGCACTGTAATAAGGGGACAGGAGATCACTGCACTGTAATAATGGGACAGAGGAGATCACTGCACTGTAATAAGGGGACAGGAGAAGATCACTGCACTGTAATAAGGGGACAGAGGAGATCACTGCACTGTAATAAGGTGACAGAGGAGATCACTGCACTGTAATAAGGTGACAGGAGATCACTGCACTGTAATAATGGGACAGAGGAGATCACTGCACTGTAATAAGGTGACAGGAGATCACTGCACTGTAATAATGGGACAGAGAAGATCACTGCACTGTAATAAGGTGACGAAGATCACTGCACTGTAATAAGGTGACAGGAGATCACTGCACTGTAATAAGGGGACAGAGGAGATCACTGCACTGTAATAAGGTGACAGGAGAAGATCACTGCACTGTAATAAGGGGACAGAGGAGATCACTGCACTGTAATAAGGTGACAGGAGATCACTGCACTGTAATAAGGGGACAGGAGATCACTGCACTGTAATAAGGTGACAGGAGATCACTGCACTGTAATAAGGTGACAGGAGATCACTGTACTGTAATAAGGTGACAGGAGAAGATCACTGCACTGTAATAAGGGGACAGGAGATCACTGCACTGTAATAAGGGGACAGGAGATCACTGCACTGTAATAAGGTGACAGGAGAAGATCACTGTACTGTAATAAGGGGACAGGAGATCACTGCACTGTAATAAGGTGACAGGAGATCACTGCACTGTAATAAGGGGACAGGAGAAGATCACTGCACTGTAATAAGGGGACAGAGGAGATCACTGCACTGTAATAAGGGGACAGAGGAGATCACTGCACTGTAATAAGGGGACAGGAGATCACTGCACTGTAATAAGGTGACAGGAGATCACTGCACTGTAATAAGGGGACAGAGGAGATCACTGCACTGTAATAAGGTGACAGAGGAGATCACTGCACTGTAATAAGGTGACAGGAGAAGATCACTGCACTGTAATAAGGGGACAGAGGAGATCACTGCACTGTAATAAGGTGACAGGAGATCACTGTACTGTAATAAGGTGACAGGAGAAGATCACTGCACTGTAATAAGGGGACAGGAGATCACTGCACTGTAATAAGGTGACAGGAGAAGATCACTGCACTGTAATAAGGGGACAGGAGATCACTGCACTGTAATAAGGTGACAGGAGAAGATCACTGCACTGTAATAAGGGGACAGGAGATCACTGCACTGTAATAAGGTGACAGGAGATCACTGCACTGTAATAAGGGGACAGGAGAAGATCACTGCACTGTAATAAGGGGACAGAGGAGATCACTGCACTGTAATAAGGGGACAGGAGAAGATCACTGCACTGTAATAAGGTGACAGGAGATCACTGCACTGTAATAAGGTGACAGGAGATTACTGCACTGTAAtaagtggacaggagattactgcACTGTAATAAGGGGACAGAGGAGATCACTGTAATAAGGTGACAGAGGAGATCACTGCACTGTAATAAGGTGACAGGAGATCACTGCACTGTAATAAGGTGACAGGAGATCACTGCACTGTAATAATGGGACAGAGAAGATCACTGCACTGTAATAAGGTGACAGGAGAAGATCACTGCACTGTAATAAGGTGACAGGAGATCACTGCACTGTAATAAGGGGACAGGAGAAGATCACTGCACTGTAATAAGGGGACAGAGGAGATCACTGCACTGTAATAAGGGGACAGGAGATCACTGCACTGTAATAAGGTGACAGGAGATCACTGCACTGTAATAAGGGGACAGAGGAGATCACTGCACTGTAATAAGGTGACAGAGGAGATCACTGCACTGTAATAAGGTGACAGGAGAAGATCACTGCACTGTAATAAGGGGACAGAGGAGATCACTGCACTGTAATAAGGTGACAGGAGATCACTGTACTGTAATAAGGTGACAGGAGAAGATCACTGCACTGTAATAAGGGGACAGGAGATCACTGCACTGTAATAAGGTGACAGGAGAAGATCACTGCACTGTAATAAGGGGACAGGAGATCACTGCACTGTAATAAGGTGACAGGAGAAGATCACTGCACTGTAATAAGGGGACAGGAGATCACTGCACTGTAATAAGGTGACAGGAGATCACTGCACTGTAATAAGGGGACAGGAGATCACTGCACTGTAATAAGGTGACAGGAGATCACTGCACTGTAATAAGGTGACAGGAGATCACTGCACTGTAATAAGGTGACAGGAGATCACTGCACTGTAATAAGGGGACAGGAGATCACTGCACTGTAATAAGGGGACAGGAGATCACTGTACTGTAATAAGGGGACAGGAGATCACTGCACTGTAATAAGGGGACAGGAGATCACTGTACTGTAATAAGGGGACAGGAGATCACTGCACTGTAATAAGGGGACAGGAGATCACTGCACTGTAATAAGGTGACAGAGGAGATCACTGTACTGTAATAAGGGGACAGGAGATCACTGCACTGTAATAAGGGGACAGGAGATCACTGCACTGTAATAAGGGGACAGATGAGATCACTGCACTGTAATAAGGGGAAAGGAGATCACTGCACTGTAATAAGGTGACAGGAGATCACTGCACTGTAATAAGGGGGCAGAGGAGATCACTGCACTGTAATAAGGTGACAGGAGATCACTGCACTGTAATAATGGGACAGAGGAGATCACTGCACTGTAATAAGGGGACAGATGAGATCACTTCACTGTAATAAGGGGAAAGGAGATCACTGCACTGTAATAAGGGGGCAGAGGAGATCACTGCACTGTAATAAGGGGACAGGAGATCACTGCACTGTAATAAGGGGGCAGAGGAGATCTCTCTGTGGTACTTCATATATTTCGGCTTATTGTCCATCTTCTCTGATCACTCAGGAACCTGTTCTCTTTGGAACAAGCATCATGGAAAATATTCGTTTTGGACGACCGGACGCCAGTGACACCGAGGTCCATGAAGCTGCAAAACTGGCAAATGCTGATGACTTTATCCGGAACTTTCCGGATGGATATAATACGCTGCTCGGTGAGTCTCGCAGCAGGTCTAAAATCACAACTCTCTATTAGAATCCTATAATTATAATTTCCCCCTGTAGCAGGGCCGCCTGTGCTTCCCTTTATCTGTCAGCAGACTACAGGCTGCTGTTTGGAGACGTCTGCAGTCCGTGAATAGGCAGTAGATTACTGCATAGTAGAAAGCGGCCTGTAACCGGGCAGGATGCAGGGCATGTGATATTGGCGGGCCGTCCTGCAATGCTTTAGCATCAAACCCCGCAGTTTATGGGATTGTTTTCTATAGTACCACTATACGATGAAATTTCTATTTAACCCTTTTTCTGCCGGGGAAATTTTTTACATAAACGAATAAAACAtaaattgtaaaatataaaaaaaatcttattataccccaaatacatatatatgtctACATGCACAGATCTTCACATAATCACCAGAACTGAAGAGCGCTAAAAATATCTCCCAACTACTCATCTTCTCACCCACATAGTAGTGGAAAAAAAGACCCCCCTATATGTGACAATAGGGCCGTGTTACCCGCTGACACCCCTGTACCGGTGAATGTTCTATCATGCCTCTCTTTTTGTATACCGTTTGTCTTGACTGACAGGTGAGCGCGGAGTT is from Rhinoderma darwinii isolate aRhiDar2 chromosome 5, aRhiDar2.hap1, whole genome shotgun sequence and encodes:
- the LOC142652226 gene encoding mitochondrial potassium channel ATP-binding subunit-like; its protein translation is MLLHFMQAGLRRCPGPVRHLQLSCISRSPPASPRLKLYARLRDATRWSGRTTNKGRTLALLLSPAFVGLGGKVALCQLEVQFHPPVVSERERPEPEFCWTEFWKLLRPQLLALITAVILAFGAAFLNIQIPLILGDLVNVVSRYTREHAGDYIRDVRGPAMKLLSLYAAQGLLTCGYIILLSRVGERVAGSMRKALFTSLLHQDVAFFDAQKTGLLVNRLTSDVQEFKSAFKQVISQGLRNITQTFGCFISLYYISPKLTGLLVVVMPVLVGAGAVIGSFLRRLSRRAQEQIAKATGVADEAIGNVRTVRAFAMEDREVATYSAEVDKSSQVNEVLGVGIAVFQGLSNIALNCIVLGTIFAGGSLMAGNELSAGDLMSFLVASQTVQRSMANTSVLFGQVVRGLSAGGRVFEFMRLQPEIPLRGGKKLPQLTGEINFRDVSFSYPTRPGQEVLKSFDLYVPPGKTVAIVGQSGGGKSTVAALVERFYDPVQGAVELDGVDIRSLDPSWLRGEVIGYINQEPVLFGTSIMENIRFGRPDASDTEVHEAAKLANADDFIRNFPDGYNTLLGERGVTLSGGQKQRVAIARALLKDPRVLILDEATSALDSESERTVQLALDRASSGRTVLVIAHRLSTIADADIIVVLAKGRIAESGTHRELLRKGGLYAELIRRQNQESQ